From Coraliomargarita parva, one genomic window encodes:
- a CDS encoding PEP-CTERM sorting domain-containing protein (PEP-CTERM proteins occur, often in large numbers, in the proteomes of bacteria that also encode an exosortase, a predicted intramembrane cysteine proteinase. The presence of a PEP-CTERM domain at a protein's C-terminus predicts cleavage within the sorting domain, followed by covalent anchoring to some some component of the (usually Gram-negative) cell surface. Many PEP-CTERM proteins exhibit an unusual sequence composition that includes large numbers of potential glycosylation sites. Expression of one such protein has been shown restore the ability of a bacterium to form floc, a type of biofilm.), with translation MKVSKYVKFLAPMFFCALIQAQTLFTTDFTGTNYDMPTDWNVVSGVVGDSGTNGFYYYNDALRFNGSGNGLALYTGSFDNGYANDGTLDDFTIVSNFFKSNSGTTGIVGRSDVTGENFYTFRINNTTSFELYCFDQSATTYATKIGSANIETPSAYVYPQVWTLVATFEGTTISADLIDNDGLIVASIEVEDSTFSSGYVGVRGQVTSYWDDFTVTAVPEPSTYALLFGLIGLGYVFVRRR, from the coding sequence ATGAAGGTCTCGAAATATGTTAAGTTTCTCGCCCCCATGTTTTTCTGTGCGCTGATACAGGCGCAAACACTCTTTACGACGGATTTTACAGGGACGAACTATGATATGCCTACGGACTGGAACGTGGTTTCAGGGGTCGTCGGAGATTCTGGGACGAACGGCTTCTATTATTACAATGACGCCCTCAGGTTCAATGGCTCTGGAAATGGATTGGCGTTATACACCGGTTCATTTGACAATGGTTATGCGAATGATGGGACGCTCGATGACTTCACGATTGTAAGCAATTTCTTCAAATCTAATTCTGGTACAACGGGTATTGTTGGTCGTAGTGACGTTACGGGAGAGAACTTTTATACATTTCGAATCAACAATACGACGAGCTTCGAGTTATACTGCTTTGACCAGAGTGCGACAACCTATGCTACGAAGATCGGTAGTGCGAACATTGAAACCCCATCCGCATACGTGTACCCTCAGGTCTGGACGCTTGTCGCCACATTTGAAGGGACTACGATTAGTGCGGATTTGATTGATAACGATGGGTTGATCGTCGCTTCAATCGAAGTTGAGGATAGCACCTTCTCTTCGGGCTATGTTGGTGTGCGCGGTCAGGTGACTTCTTATTGGGATGATTTTACGGTGACCGCCGTTCCAGAACCTTCGACTTATGCCTTGTTGTTCGGCCTGATTGGCCTTGGTTACGTCTTTGTGCGACGTCGGTAG